CTACGTTTCGGATCCACCATTTTACCTTTGGGTGGTTGTCGATCCACTGGGCGCATTCAAATTCCTCTCCGCTGCTTTTGAGGTTCCCGATTTGACGGAAGAAGTGCTTCTGGAATTTGAAGTAGCCGCTATAGGCGTAATCAAAGGCGTAGCGTCCTTGGCGGAAGGCGAAGGCGGGATCGTCGTTTTGTTCGACGGTGATCATGCCGGGTAGGGCCGCCCATTCTTCGAAGACCTGCTGGCGAACCTTCTCCAAGCCTGCCTTCAGCTTCTCTTCGATGGCTTTTCTTAGGCGGAATTTACGAAAAGCGAGCTCTTCAATGCTTAGGCCACGATGTTCGGTCAACTCTTGAAGCACCCTGAGCAGCCAAGCTCTCTTTTGGTCTTGGGTAACGTAGGAGAATGTAGTATTGCGGTCAATCCAAGAAGTGAGCGCCAAGATATCCCAGCCTTTTTCGGTCAGGAGAGCGCTTAGCTGAGCTTCCATCCGTTCATATTCAGAGGCCGTGACAGTCTCCTCTTGCGTGATACTCAAGCGTGCCCGTTGTAGGTCCTCCGTCTTGGTCGGAAACTCTGCTTCAGTCAGGATGGGGTCAAAGGTGGAGATTTCCCAGTCGCCCTGAAGAAGTGAATCCGGCTCAAGCTTACCTGAAAAATCTCCTTGGTGATATATGAGCGTTGGGAGGCTCCAAGCTTCTCCCGCATCGCTCGGAGTCTTCTTAAATGCTGGGAGAGCAAGAGGGGCTAGAGTGTCGATCTGGTTGGCAAGATTGTCCTGAGATTGCTTAGATGGCATCGCTGCGATCAGCTTCTTGCGGAACTGAGCAGTAATAGGCCCGCGCACTACCATCCGTCCTGTTTCGGGCGTTAGCTCGACTCGTTTTTGCTCGGTGCTGCTAAGGGCGGTGAGATTGGGTAAAATCATGCGCCCGTTTTCCTGCGACAGCTCGAAGGGCGTTTCCTCCGGTTCCTTTGGCGAGCCAAGCTCGATCTGATACGCCGGGCGAATCAGGTCTTTGGCTTCCATCCGCTCAAAGCCGTTTTGGACGAGGCCGTCTCTCAGGCTTCCCAGGACGGCACTAAATTGGTTGGAGCAAGCGTAGGCGTAGGCGCGATTCAAGCGCTCCGTTTGCTTCCGCTTGACGTGTGGCATGCGCAGGATTCGGCCCACAAGCTGTTCGATGGCCGTAGAGCTGGCACTGTCGCGGAATGTCATCAGCACATAGGCGGTCGGGCAGTCCCAACCTTCCCGGAGCTTGTCGACTGTGATGATGATACGAGGAAAGTCGAAATCGCCGATCCGCCTCTTTCCGAGCTCATCGGTTTTGCCGGTCACAATCGCGATCTCAGCTTCCGAGACGCCGAAGTTGCTCACCAGCTCTTGCTTGACTCGTTCGGGAGTCATGGTCTCGCGATTTGAATAAGATTTGTCCGCCTGAATGAGCAGGGTAGGGCGGATATCCTCGCCCGTAAGCTTGGCCTCGCTCTGGGCATCATGCTCCAGGGCGTTGCGCTGCGCAAGGGCTTCACGCAATACGACTTGCCAGTCTTCTTGAACTGCAACCTCTAAGGGCAGCTTCAGCATGTCTTCAGCTTGAAGGACGCTTGCCGAGATACTTTGCAGCACATTGCTAGGATTGGTCGCTCTGTCAGGCGTCGCTGTCAGCTCCAATACCGCACAAGGGCGGAAATGGCTGATCGTATCCAGCGCCAAAGGAGTTCCTTGATTGTGCGCTTCATCTACGACGACAAATGGCCGTCTGAGGCGAAGCATATCCACAAAAGAATGCTGGCCTTTGGCGGCCGCATCCGGAATGCCGGAGAAGTGCGCCATTAGATCCCCGTTCTCCTTATAGACATTCAAGCTGCCGGTATCGTCTCGCTTAAAGGCGGCCATCGTGCTCACGACGATCACGTGGCTGCTGTCCAACGTGGCGGGTTGAATACGGACCGCTTCGGAGACTTCCATCACCGTAAATTCTCCTAGCGAATCGCGGATGCTCCGTCGTATAGGGGAGGCGGGATCTTTGAGGACGGCAAGTGTTTGTTCGCGGATGGGCTCGGTTGGGACAAGCCATAGCGTCAGGCTATAGTCGCTGGGCAAGTAGTGGCGGCAAACTCGTTCGATGGCGTGCCCCGCGATAAAGGTCTTCCCGCCACCTGTGGGGACGCGCAAGCAAACAAAAGGCGTTTCGGATGCTGCGGAATTGCTTTCCCGGTTGGGTAAGGGACGATAAGGGATGCCTACTCCGAAATGTTTCCGTGTTTCGGCCTCAAAGGCTGCTCCGGGATCTCCAAGGGTGCGGCATGCGTCCAAATAGTTCGCAAAGTCTTCGAGCAGGTTCGATTGGTAGTGCTTTAGTTGCATGTCCGCTAGCGGTGGAGGTCGTAAGGAGTTTGCTTGAAGATGATGCCAGCTTCTTGCAGGCGGGCGGCTGGGACGCGATTGCCAGCGGCGTAGATCACGCGGGGGCCGTCATGAGGCGGGAGGGATGCAAGAATCGCTGAAGTCAGGATATTGCCGCCGCTCGGCTTGCGATCTTTGAGAATGCCGTTGAAGAGCAGGTAGATACCTCGCTTGTCGTGAACTCCCAGTAGAGGGGAGGTGGCTTTTGTGCCCGTATAGCCTACGCCGGTTTCAATAAACCAAACATATTCGGCA
This genomic stretch from Verrucomicrobiota bacterium JB022 harbors:
- a CDS encoding DEAD/DEAH box helicase family protein, yielding MQLKHYQSNLLEDFANYLDACRTLGDPGAAFEAETRKHFGVGIPYRPLPNRESNSAASETPFVCLRVPTGGGKTFIAGHAIERVCRHYLPSDYSLTLWLVPTEPIREQTLAVLKDPASPIRRSIRDSLGEFTVMEVSEAVRIQPATLDSSHVIVVSTMAAFKRDDTGSLNVYKENGDLMAHFSGIPDAAAKGQHSFVDMLRLRRPFVVVDEAHNQGTPLALDTISHFRPCAVLELTATPDRATNPSNVLQSISASVLQAEDMLKLPLEVAVQEDWQVVLREALAQRNALEHDAQSEAKLTGEDIRPTLLIQADKSYSNRETMTPERVKQELVSNFGVSEAEIAIVTGKTDELGKRRIGDFDFPRIIITVDKLREGWDCPTAYVLMTFRDSASSTAIEQLVGRILRMPHVKRKQTERLNRAYAYACSNQFSAVLGSLRDGLVQNGFERMEAKDLIRPAYQIELGSPKEPEETPFELSQENGRMILPNLTALSSTEQKRVELTPETGRMVVRGPITAQFRKKLIAAMPSKQSQDNLANQIDTLAPLALPAFKKTPSDAGEAWSLPTLIYHQGDFSGKLEPDSLLQGDWEISTFDPILTEAEFPTKTEDLQRARLSITQEETVTASEYERMEAQLSALLTEKGWDILALTSWIDRNTTFSYVTQDQKRAWLLRVLQELTEHRGLSIEELAFRKFRLRKAIEEKLKAGLEKVRQQVFEEWAALPGMITVEQNDDPAFAFRQGRYAFDYAYSGYFKFQKHFFRQIGNLKSSGEEFECAQWIDNHPKVKWWIRNVERKAGAFWLPTSRNKFYPDFLVQLHDGRIMVVEYKGAHLASNIDQQEKAKVGELWAERSSGKCLFAMPTRGFLPTI